The Kribbella sp. NBC_00662 nucleotide sequence GCTGCTCGGGCAGGACGAGGTCGTTCTTCATCTCGTCGAGCAGCCCGCGCCGGGTAACTGTTGCCTCAAGCACCGTTTTCACCGCACGCTGCGCGCGGCCGAGCAGGCGTGCCGCCGGCTCGTCGAAGTCCTGCGGCAGCAGGTACTTCCCGTGCTGCATCCGGACCGCCTTGTGCCCGCGGTCCTCGACCATCGACTTGACCAGGATCCCGCCGGTCGCGAGTACGGCGATGCTGGCCAACACCACCGCCGCCCAGGCCGCGACCGCGGTCGGCAGCGTCGCCGCCATCACGATCAGCGCCAGGATCCATCCGCCGACGCACACCGCGAGCCACACCAGCAGCGTGCCGAACGTGTTCCCGGGAGCCACTGACCACGACGTCTGCCGTTTCGGGCGGGGCGCATCGGCCGCGACGAACAACTCCGGCCGGTGCTCGTACAACCGCCGCACGCCGACAGGCACACCCGGCGCGAACACAGGCTCCATCGCCACCTCCGGAGAAGTCGTCAGCACTCAGCGTAAGGGGTGTCTGGTGCTTCCGCGCCGTAGCGAGGAGGTGCTCGGTGCGGTGCATCGGCGCGCGGGGGCGAAGGTCTCGATGCGGAGCATCGTGGCCTTTGCACCCGTGCGGCGAGGTGCCGTACCGAGTGCCCCGCAGTAGGCGCGGGAGCACCAGACACCCCTTTCACCGGGTGGACAGCCCATCGAGGAAGACATCGAGGCCGAACTCGAACAACTGGTCCAGGTCGTACTCGTAGTCGAATCCGTCCGCGAGCAGCTCCCGGAACGCGGGCAGATCGCCCATCGCGACCATCGCGCCGAGCCTGTCGGCCTGCTCCGTGACCCACTCGTCGGCGGTCACGCCGGTGTCCTGCTCGGCCTGCGCCTCCGCCTCCATCACGAGCGCCACGCCGCGCACGTACGCGAACAGGCTGATCATCGCCGACAACGCCGCACTCTTCTCGAACCCGCGCAACGCCCGCAGCACCGCATCCGTGTGCGGCAGCAACCGCGGCACCAGCTGCGGCCGGCTCAGACTGATCGCACTCGCGAGCCACAGATGCCGCCGGTACGCCGCCCAGTGCACCCGCGCGACCATCGCGATCGCCTCGCGCCAGTCGTCCGGCGGCGTGCCCAGCGGGAACTCCGCGAGCGCCGCGTCGACCATTCGTACGACGAGGACGTCCTTGCCCCCGACGTACCGGTAGAGCGCCATCGTCGACACCCCGAGCTCGGTCGCGATCCGCCGCATCGACAACGCCGCCAGACCTTCGGCATCCGCGATCGCGATCCCCATCCGCACGACCTCGTCCCGATTGAGCTCGGGTTGCTCGAGCCGACGCGTCGTACGGGGAGGTGGACCGACGACGGTCCCGACCCCCGGGCTCGGATGCACGAGCCGCTCGGCCTGGAGCGCCTGCAACGCCTTGGTCGCGGTCGCCATCGCCACTCCGAAGTCCCGCACCAACGCCCGCGTCGACGGCACCCGGTCCCCCGGCTTCAACTCGCCGGAGGTGATCCGCCGCCGCAACTCGGCCGCGACCGCCTGGTACCCCACCTCGACAACCCTAGTGCACATACGCCGTACGCGCACCACTCCCACCCACCCGCCCGCACCCGCCCCACCCGCCTTGGACAGGTTCACCTATCTCGTTGTGGGTTCCACCTCGGTGGGGAGGGCGGTGAACCCACAACAGGGTGGGTGAACCTATCCGAGGTGAGACTGGCGGTGGCAGGGTGGTTTAGGTAAGGCTATCCTTTGGCGCATGGAGGGGACGGGCGGGCTAACAGGCGACGGGTTGTGTCTCGGGTACCACGGCCGGCGTGTCGTCGACGGTGCCTCGCTGCAGCTCGAGGCTGCCCGGGTGACCGCGCTCGTCGGTCCCAACGGCAGCGGCAAGTCGACGCTGCTGCGCGCTCTCGCCCGTCTCCACCACCCCGACGCCGGCAGCATCACGTTCCCCGGCGGCGGCAATGCGCTCGACCAGTCGGCGAAGGAGTTCGCGCGCAAGGTCACGCTGCTCTCGCAGTCCCGGCCGACCCCGAACGGCGTGAGCGTGCGCGACGTCGTCGGGTACGGGCGTCATCCGCACCGGAGCCGTTGGCGCAACGAGGACGCGGACGGACCGCGCGCGATCGAGCACGCGATGACGGTCACCGGCGTCACGTCGATGGCCGAGCGCGCGGTCGACGAATTGTCCGGCGGCGAACTGCAGCGGGTCTGGCTGGCGACCTGTCTCGCCCAGGACACCGGCGTACTCCTGCTCGACGAACCGACGACATTCCTCGACCTGCGGTACCAGATCGAGATCCTCGACCTGATGCGCGAGCTCGCCGACGAGCACGGCGTCGCGGTCGGCGTCGTACTGCACGACCTGAACCAGGCCGCCGCAGTGGCGGACCGGATCGCACTACTCGATCAGGGGCGGGTACGTGCGACCGGTACGCCGGAGGAGGTACTGCGGGCCGACGCGCTCACCGAAACGTACGGCATCACGATCGAGGTCGGCACCGATCCGGCCACCGGTCTGGTCACCACCCGCCCGATCGGCAAACACCTGTCCCGCGTCACGACGATCTGAAAGTCATCCTGATGAGACGAACCGCCATCGCTCTGGTCGCCGCTGCCCTGCTCGGCCTGACCGCCTGCGGCACCAGCGAGCCTGCCGCATCGAACGACGCCAGTGACGCCGCCGCGCAGCCGGTCTCGCTGACCGACGCACGGAACAAGAAGCTCGACCTGAAGGCGCCGGCCACCAAGGTGGTCGCGCTGGAGTGGGGCGCGGCCGAGAACCTGGTCACGCTCGGCGTGATGCCGGTCGGGGTCGCGGACACGAAGGGGTACACGAACTGGGTCACCGCGGCGAAGCTCGACCCGTCGGTCAAGGATGTCGGCACCCGCGGTGAGGCGAGCGTCGACGCGATCGTTGCCCTCAACCCGGATCTGGTGATCACCACGACCGACGAGGCCGCGAACACGATCACCCAGATCGAGAAGGCCGCGCCGGTGCTGGTGATCCGCGGCGCGGACGCGAAGAACGCGATCCCGCAGATGAAGACGAACCTGGACCTGATCGGACAGGCGGTCGGCAAGGCGGACCAGGCCAAGCAGCTGAACGCCGACTTCGACAAGGCCGTTGCCGACGGCAAGCAGAAGATCGCCGACGCGGGCAAGGCCGGCACCGGGTTCACGATGGCCGACGGGTGGAAGCAGGGCAGCACGATCTCGATCCGGATGTACACCACCGGGTCGCTGCTCGGCGCGGTCGCGACCGAGCTGGGCCTCAAGAACGGGTGGACCGGTGCCGGCGACAAGGACTACGGACTCGCGCAGACCGACCTCGAAGGACTGACCAAGCTGCCCGACGGCAACTTCCTCTACATCGCGAACAAGAACGACGGCGGTGACGTGTTCGGCGGCGATCTGGCCGGCAACGCGATCTGGAAGAACCTGCCGTTCGTCAAGACCGACAAGGTCCACCGCCTGCCCGACGGCATCTGGATGTTCGGCGGTCCGAAGTCCACCGAACAGTTCATCGACGCCGCCGTACAGGCAGTCACGTCTTGACCCAGCAGGTGGACACCCGCGCCGGGCAAGAGGGCGCGGTGGAGCGAGAGCTCCAACCCGTTCGCCGGATCCGGGTGGCCGGAGTGTTTCTCCTGGCGGCGGTTGCGATCGTCCTGCTGGCCGCCGTGCACCTGACACAAGGCACGTCGTCGGTCGGCGGCGGCGACCTGCTGCGGCTGGTGTTCGGGCAGGGGACCGACAACGCCGCGAACGTACTGGTCGCATCACGATTGCCCCGGCTGCTCGCCGGGGTGCTGGTAGGTATCGCCCTGGGGGTTGCGGGAGCGGGGTTGCAGTCGTTGGCTCGCAACCCGCTCGCTTCACCTGACACGTTGGGGGTCAACGCAGGGGCGTATCTGGCGGTCGTGATCGTGGCCGCGTTCGGGGTGTCGTTGCCGGCGCTGCCCGCCGGTGGAGTCGCTTTCGTCGGCGGGCTGGCCGCCGCGGGGTTGGTGCTCGTGCTGTCGGCGGGCGGCTCCACCGGGCCGACCCGGCTGATCCTGGCCGGGTCGGCGGTGGCGATGGCGCTGGCAGGGGTGACCACGCTGCTCCTGCTGCTGTACCGCGAGGAGACGGTCGGCACGTTCGCCTGGGGCGCCGGCACGCTGGTGCAGACCGACCTGCACGCGGTCACTCAGATGGCGCCAATCGTTGCCCTCGGCATCGTCGCGGCGTTCCTGCTCGCTGCGAAGCTCGACATCCTCGCCCTCGGCGACGACACCGCGTCCGTCCTCGGCGTGAACGTACGCCGGATCCGCATCCTCACCACGCTCGTCACGGTCATGCTCTCCGCGGCGGCCGTCACGGTGGCGGGACCGGTCGGTTTCGTCGGCCTGGTCGCGCCGGTACTGGTCCGTCTCATCGCCCCGCTCGTACCGGGTCTGCTGCGGCACCGCGTACTGCTCCCGCTCTCCGGTCTCGCCGGCGTCCTCGTCGTACTCGCGTCGGACGTCGTACTGCGGGCCGCGTTCGGCGGGCAGGCCGGGGTGGAGATCCCGACCGGGATCATGACGATGGTGGTCGGCGCGATCGTCCTGATCTGGCTGGCCCGCCGGCATCGCGACTCGGGGCCGAGCCGCTCCCCCGGCGGCACGAGCAGCGGTCTGGGCAGTCGCCGTACGTTCTGGATCGTGACCGCGGCGCTCGTCGTACTGCTGGTCGCCGCCGGCGTCGGCGCGATGCTGACCGGCGACGCGCTCCTGCGCACCGGCGACCTCGCGAACTGGATCAACGGCGCGTCCGGCCGCGCGATCACGTACGTACTGGACCAACGCTTCCCCCGGGTCGTCTCGGCGCTGCTCTGCGGTGCCGCGCTGGCGATCGCCGGTACGACGGTGCAGGCCGTGTGCCGCAACCCGCTGGCCGAGCCGGGCATCCTCGGTATCACCGGCGGCGCGGGTGTCGGCGCGATCGCCACGCTCATCCTGTTGCCATCAGCAAGCATCTGGTTGCTGTCGGGCGTGGCCGCGATCGCCGCCGTGGTCACCTTCGGGCTGGTCTACCTGATCTCCTGGCGCGGCGGCTTGAGCTCCGACCGGCTCGTGCTGATCGGAGTCGGTGTCTCGTCGGTGGCGACCGCGATCATCACGTTGCTGATCGTTGCCACCGATCCGTGGAATCTGAGTCTGGCGATGACGTGGCTGTCCGGGAGTACGTACGGGCGGACGCTTCCGCAGGTGTTGCCGGTGGCGATCGCACTGATAGTCCTGACTCCAGTTGTGGTGCGTGCCCGGCGGGAGCTGGATCTGCTGGCTCTGGATGACGATGTGCCGCGGATCCTCGGGGTGCGGCTGGAGCGGACGCGGCTGCTGATGCTGTTGGCGGCCGCGCTGTTGACCGCGGCCGCGGTGTCGGCCATCGGTGTGGTCGGGTTCGTCGGATTGGTTGCCCCGCATGCCGCACGTGCTCTGGTCGGCGGCAAGCACGCCCGGATCCTTCCGGTCGCGGCGCTCCTCGGCGCGATCCTGGTCAGCGTCGCCGACAGCCTCGGCCGGACCGTCCTCGCCCCCGCCCAGATCCCCGCCGGCCTGCTGACGGCCCTGATCGGAGCGCCGTACTTCGTTTATCTGCTGTGGAGAACACGGGTGCCCACGCGCTGAACCTCGTGTCAAGATGGTCCGCATGCTGCGCGAACTGCACCTCACCGGCAATCCGGACGCCGACAAGTTGCTCAACGACGACCCGTTCGCCTTGCTGGTCGGGATGCTCCTGGACCAGCAGTACCCGATGGAGCACGCCTTCTCCGGCCCGTGGAAGATCGCGAACCGGATGGACGGTTTCGACCTGCACAAGATCGCCGCGAGCGACCTCGACACGTTCGTCGAGCTCTGCGTGACGCCGCCGGCCATCCACCGGTACGGCGGGTCGATGGCGCGCCGGGTGCACGGGCTGGCGCAGCACATCATCGACACCTACGACGGCGAGACCGAGAACATCTGGCTGAGCGGCCGGCCGAAGCCGGACGGCGCCGAGGTGCTCAAGCGGCTGAAGGCACTGCCCGGGTTCGGTGAGCAGAAGGCGAAGATCTTCCTCGCGATGCTCGGCAAGCAGCGCGGCGTACAGCCCAAGGGCTGGCGCGAGGCCGCCGGGCACTACGGCGACCGCGGCTCGCACCGCTCGATCGCCGATGTCACCGACGCCGCCTCACTGGCCGAGGTTCGCAACTTCAAGAAGGCTGCGAAGGCCGCCGCCAAGGAAGTCGCCGGCGCCTGAATCCCCGCGACACCGGAGCCCGACCTGTTGCAGGTCGGGCTCTCTGCGTGCGGGTTGTCCCTTGTGAACCACGCGGTTTCCTGCAGGAGGCGACGTCCCGCCTTATGCTCGGCTGGGGCAGCCACGGGAGGAGAGCGGATGGACATCCGGGATCTGGATCGTCGGGCCGGCGCAGTGCTCGGGGAAGTCGTGATGCAGGTGCGGACCGAGCAACTGTGGTTCCCCACCCCCTGCCCCGACTGGACCGTGCGTGGTCTGCTCCGTCATCTGGTCAGTCAGAACGAAGGTCTCGCCGCCGCTGCCCTGAACGGCTCCGCCTCCATCCATACCTGGAACGGCGGCCGCCTCGCCGACAATCCCGCCGGGGCGTACCGGCGGTCGAACGTGCGGGTCGCGGACGCGTTCGCCGACGGCGGCGCGCTGGACCGGCTGGTGGAGGTGCGCGAGTTCGGCTCGTTCCCGCGCCGGATCGCGCTGACCTTCCACCAACTCGACTGCATCGTCCACGCCTGGGACCTGGCCCGCGCGATCGACGTCCCGTACACGCCGCCGCCGGACATGGTCGAGATGGCACTCACCCTGGCCCGCCGGATCCCCGACACCGAGGCCAACCGCGGCCCCGGCTACGCGTTCGACCGGACCGTGAAGGTCTCCGGCACGGCCCCCGACCTCGATCAGCTACTTGGTCTGCTCGGTCGCAACCCGGAGTGGGTTTCCCCGCTGGACTGAGTAGTCCGGCAGGTCGATCGCATCCGGCTTCGCCAGCGTCATCCTGGTCAGCGCACCGGCCATCAGCTTCGAGGTCATGGTCCGGAGGACGAAATCGCGGTACGCGATCCCGACCGACGACATCGGCATCGCCATCTTGATCCCGCCGGGCGGAAGCTCCATCCGCTGATCGACGTACGCCCGCATCCGGGCCTGGTACGCCGGGAACGCGCGGACGTGATCACCGTCGACATCGGCCAGCTCGCCCGCCAGCACATACGCGCCGACGAGTGCGAGCGCCGTACCGTGACCGGCCAGCGGCGAACCGCAGTACCCGGCGTCGCCGACGAGCGCGATCCGGCCGCGAGACCACTCCGGTACGACGACCCGGCTGATGCTGTCCAGGTAGAAGTCGTCGGCCTCGTCGAGCTGCTCCAAGATCCTCGACGTGTGCCACCCCAGCCCGACGTACTGCTCCCGGACGAGCTGCTTCTGCGTCGCGAGGTCGCGCCGGTCGTAGCTGATGACCGGCGACCGGAAGCTCAGCAACGCCTTCGCGTACTGCGGATCGTGATCCGGCCGCAGCCCGACCCACCGCCCGCGCGGCGCCGTGTACACCTTGAACCAGTGATCCAGCGGCTCAGGCGTCTCCACCGTGAAGTACGACGTGTAGCCGCCGAGATGATGCACGAACTCCGACTCCGCGCCGAACGCCAACCGCCGTACCCGCGAGTGCACTCCGTCCGCGCCGACCACCAGGTCGAACCGCCTCCGCGTCCCACTCGCGAACGTGACGTCGACGCCGGTCGTGTCCTGGTGCAGCTCGGTGATCGAGTCGCCGTACACGTACTCCACCCCGGTCGTCGCGTCGGCCAGGATCGCGGCGAGATCGCCACGCAGGATCTCGATCTCCG carries:
- a CDS encoding GntR family transcriptional regulator, translated to MGYQAVAAELRRRITSGELKPGDRVPSTRALVRDFGVAMATATKALQALQAERLVHPSPGVGTVVGPPPRTTRRLEQPELNRDEVVRMGIAIADAEGLAALSMRRIATELGVSTMALYRYVGGKDVLVVRMVDAALAEFPLGTPPDDWREAIAMVARVHWAAYRRHLWLASAISLSRPQLVPRLLPHTDAVLRALRGFEKSAALSAMISLFAYVRGVALVMEAEAQAEQDTGVTADEWVTEQADRLGAMVAMGDLPAFRELLADGFDYEYDLDQLFEFGLDVFLDGLSTR
- a CDS encoding ABC transporter ATP-binding protein; the encoded protein is MEGTGGLTGDGLCLGYHGRRVVDGASLQLEAARVTALVGPNGSGKSTLLRALARLHHPDAGSITFPGGGNALDQSAKEFARKVTLLSQSRPTPNGVSVRDVVGYGRHPHRSRWRNEDADGPRAIEHAMTVTGVTSMAERAVDELSGGELQRVWLATCLAQDTGVLLLDEPTTFLDLRYQIEILDLMRELADEHGVAVGVVLHDLNQAAAVADRIALLDQGRVRATGTPEEVLRADALTETYGITIEVGTDPATGLVTTRPIGKHLSRVTTI
- a CDS encoding ABC transporter substrate-binding protein: MRRTAIALVAAALLGLTACGTSEPAASNDASDAAAQPVSLTDARNKKLDLKAPATKVVALEWGAAENLVTLGVMPVGVADTKGYTNWVTAAKLDPSVKDVGTRGEASVDAIVALNPDLVITTTDEAANTITQIEKAAPVLVIRGADAKNAIPQMKTNLDLIGQAVGKADQAKQLNADFDKAVADGKQKIADAGKAGTGFTMADGWKQGSTISIRMYTTGSLLGAVATELGLKNGWTGAGDKDYGLAQTDLEGLTKLPDGNFLYIANKNDGGDVFGGDLAGNAIWKNLPFVKTDKVHRLPDGIWMFGGPKSTEQFIDAAVQAVTS
- a CDS encoding iron ABC transporter permease codes for the protein MTQQVDTRAGQEGAVERELQPVRRIRVAGVFLLAAVAIVLLAAVHLTQGTSSVGGGDLLRLVFGQGTDNAANVLVASRLPRLLAGVLVGIALGVAGAGLQSLARNPLASPDTLGVNAGAYLAVVIVAAFGVSLPALPAGGVAFVGGLAAAGLVLVLSAGGSTGPTRLILAGSAVAMALAGVTTLLLLLYREETVGTFAWGAGTLVQTDLHAVTQMAPIVALGIVAAFLLAAKLDILALGDDTASVLGVNVRRIRILTTLVTVMLSAAAVTVAGPVGFVGLVAPVLVRLIAPLVPGLLRHRVLLPLSGLAGVLVVLASDVVLRAAFGGQAGVEIPTGIMTMVVGAIVLIWLARRHRDSGPSRSPGGTSSGLGSRRTFWIVTAALVVLLVAAGVGAMLTGDALLRTGDLANWINGASGRAITYVLDQRFPRVVSALLCGAALAIAGTTVQAVCRNPLAEPGILGITGGAGVGAIATLILLPSASIWLLSGVAAIAAVVTFGLVYLISWRGGLSSDRLVLIGVGVSSVATAIITLLIVATDPWNLSLAMTWLSGSTYGRTLPQVLPVAIALIVLTPVVVRARRELDLLALDDDVPRILGVRLERTRLLMLLAAALLTAAAVSAIGVVGFVGLVAPHAARALVGGKHARILPVAALLGAILVSVADSLGRTVLAPAQIPAGLLTALIGAPYFVYLLWRTRVPTR
- a CDS encoding HhH-GPD-type base excision DNA repair protein, which translates into the protein MLRELHLTGNPDADKLLNDDPFALLVGMLLDQQYPMEHAFSGPWKIANRMDGFDLHKIAASDLDTFVELCVTPPAIHRYGGSMARRVHGLAQHIIDTYDGETENIWLSGRPKPDGAEVLKRLKALPGFGEQKAKIFLAMLGKQRGVQPKGWREAAGHYGDRGSHRSIADVTDAASLAEVRNFKKAAKAAAKEVAGA
- a CDS encoding TIGR03086 family metal-binding protein, translated to MDIRDLDRRAGAVLGEVVMQVRTEQLWFPTPCPDWTVRGLLRHLVSQNEGLAAAALNGSASIHTWNGGRLADNPAGAYRRSNVRVADAFADGGALDRLVEVREFGSFPRRIALTFHQLDCIVHAWDLARAIDVPYTPPPDMVEMALTLARRIPDTEANRGPGYAFDRTVKVSGTAPDLDQLLGLLGRNPEWVSPLD
- a CDS encoding FAD-dependent monooxygenase: MKTVLISGGGIAGPALAFWLRRFGFAPTVVEIAPGPRPGGQTVDLRGVSRVVAERMGLMPAVVARKLHERGLEYVRADGTRSAVMHAELMDGAGPVAEIEILRGDLAAILADATTGVEYVYGDSITELHQDTTGVDVTFASGTRRRFDLVVGADGVHSRVRRLAFGAESEFVHHLGGYTSYFTVETPEPLDHWFKVYTAPRGRWVGLRPDHDPQYAKALLSFRSPVISYDRRDLATQKQLVREQYVGLGWHTSRILEQLDEADDFYLDSISRVVVPEWSRGRIALVGDAGYCGSPLAGHGTALALVGAYVLAGELADVDGDHVRAFPAYQARMRAYVDQRMELPPGGIKMAMPMSSVGIAYRDFVLRTMTSKLMAGALTRMTLAKPDAIDLPDYSVQRGNPLRVATEQTK